A part of Sulfurimonas sp. HSL-1716 genomic DNA contains:
- a CDS encoding tyrosine-type recombinase/integrase, with protein MKKSIHQYKRSFLIYLEKARGYSDLTLKTYDEALSEAFQSIVIEEKAAGTLFDLMPYRIKIASLKQKTIAKKLSAVRSFAEYLNTQGEHITLKADDSIKVAKTLPKPIPHEHIMEALQTAQTDERLIVIMLYTLGLRISELANLKLEDIENEWIRVVGKGNKQRDVPLLASTSRILREYVDEMRPKKYLFEKNSRKLSENSLRYSVTKVFKRAALKVTPHQLRHSYATVLLNNNARIADVSELLGHSSMATTQIYTKLGSALKMQNYNKAHPLCKETDDTF; from the coding sequence ATGAAAAAATCGATTCATCAATATAAAAGGTCCTTTCTTATCTACCTGGAAAAAGCAAGGGGCTACTCGGATCTTACTTTAAAGACCTACGACGAAGCTTTGAGCGAAGCGTTTCAAAGTATTGTGATAGAGGAAAAAGCGGCAGGGACTCTGTTTGATCTTATGCCCTACCGTATAAAAATAGCTTCTTTGAAACAAAAGACCATCGCAAAAAAGCTGAGTGCCGTTCGTTCGTTCGCGGAGTATCTCAATACGCAGGGTGAACATATAACCCTCAAAGCCGATGACAGCATAAAGGTCGCCAAAACGCTGCCAAAACCCATCCCTCATGAGCATATAATGGAAGCTTTGCAAACTGCGCAGACGGATGAGCGTCTTATTGTAATCATGCTGTATACTTTAGGACTCCGTATATCCGAATTGGCAAACCTGAAGCTCGAAGATATAGAGAATGAATGGATACGTGTCGTGGGTAAAGGGAACAAACAAAGAGATGTCCCGTTGCTGGCTTCTACCTCTCGGATTTTAAGAGAATATGTGGATGAGATGCGGCCAAAAAAATATCTTTTTGAGAAAAATAGCCGAAAATTAAGCGAAAATAGTTTAAGATATAGCGTTACTAAGGTATTTAAAAGAGCAGCATTAAAGGTCACTCCCCATCAGCTGCGCCACTCGTATGCAACGGTGCTTTTAAATAATAATGCAAGAATAGCCGATGTTAGTGAGCTTTTAGGACACTCTTCCATGGCTACGACGCAGATATACACGAAGTTGGGCAGTGCGCTTAAGATGCAGAACTATAATAAGGCACATCCGTTATGCAAGGAGACAGATGATACTTTCTAA
- the tilS gene encoding tRNA lysidine(34) synthetase TilS, whose product MLKIQDVTFLKNSKNLLAFSGGADSTSLFFLLLQNDIPFDIAIIDYALRAQSKEEVSYAQELALEHEKNCYVFTSESIEKNFEATARAVRYDFFEELIFEHGYNNLLTAHHLGDRLEWLLMQLSKGAGCAELNSMKRITKREGYDIIRPLLHVEKSELIAYLEAKEKKWFEDETNQDMSIKRNEFRHLYAAPLLKKYKDGILKSFEYIDNDTDELIENTEVLQVQELYYFKRTKNLKSDIYHIDKTLKQLGVMISSHTRDELKESDDTVVSRRYAVCRTDEYVFIAPYLLDVSMDKGFKERCRVLKIPSKLRPYLFLNQKVFDTIVAL is encoded by the coding sequence ATGCTTAAGATTCAGGATGTAACCTTTTTAAAAAACTCCAAAAACCTTCTCGCCTTCTCGGGCGGAGCCGATTCCACTTCCCTGTTTTTCCTGCTTTTGCAAAACGATATCCCTTTTGATATCGCGATCATCGATTACGCTCTCAGAGCACAAAGCAAAGAGGAGGTCTCTTATGCTCAGGAGCTGGCTTTAGAACATGAAAAGAACTGTTATGTCTTTACCTCCGAATCGATAGAAAAGAACTTTGAAGCGACGGCAAGAGCGGTAAGATACGATTTTTTTGAAGAGCTTATCTTTGAACATGGATATAACAACCTTCTAACCGCTCATCATTTGGGAGACAGGCTCGAATGGCTTTTGATGCAGTTGAGCAAAGGAGCGGGATGCGCCGAGCTGAACTCTATGAAACGCATTACCAAAAGAGAGGGATATGACATCATACGTCCGCTTTTGCATGTAGAAAAATCCGAGCTTATCGCCTATCTTGAAGCTAAAGAGAAAAAATGGTTCGAAGATGAGACGAATCAAGACATGAGCATAAAAAGAAACGAGTTCAGACATCTCTATGCGGCACCGCTTTTGAAAAAATACAAAGACGGGATCCTTAAAAGCTTTGAATATATCGACAACGATACCGACGAACTCATAGAAAACACGGAAGTCCTGCAGGTGCAGGAGCTTTACTATTTCAAACGTACAAAAAATCTAAAAAGCGACATCTATCACATCGACAAGACACTTAAGCAACTCGGGGTCATGATAAGTTCTCATACAAGAGATGAACTAAAAGAGAGCGACGATACGGTTGTCTCAAGAAGATATGCGGTCTGCAGAACCGATGAGTATGTTTTTATAGCTCCTTATCTTTTGGATGTCTCCATGGACAAAGGGTTCAAAGAGAGATGCAGAGTCTTGAAAATCCCCTCAAAACTGCGCCCCTATCTTTTTTTGAATCAAAAGGTTTTTGATACTATTGTTGCTTTGTAG